GCGTGACGGCATCCTCAGACCTCAACACCCAGGTCGCCAGGTACTGCGCCCCGGCGAGCATCAAGCCCGTCGCGAGGGCCTGCAGGAAGAACGTGGCGAGCAGCGCGCGGAACGGACGACTCCGCCGCAGCGTCTCCGCGGCGGCCCGGAAGTTGTCGCGCACCCCGCCGCCCGGGGTCGACGCATCGGCGCCGACCGGCCGATGCGGCTCTTCCCCCACGCTGACGGCGAGGAGCTCCGCGGCTTCGGCGGCACTCGTTCCGGCGGCGGCCATCGCCGAGCGCGAGCGCGACGAGCGGGAGACCACCGTGGTCGCGACGAGCATCCCGGCTCCGATCACGACGCCCGCGACGATGCCCATGACGAGGTATCCGCTCGTCGGGTCGCCCGTGACCCGACGGAGCACGGGACCCCCGGCCCCGAACAGGAGGATCGCGACCGTCAGCACGACGACCCGCCACGTGAGGAGGCGGGTGCGGGCGTCGTACCCGTCGGTGAGCTCGGCGGGGAGGGCGATGTAGGGCACCTGGAAGAGGCTGAAGGCGGTCGCGGTCGCGACGAAGGCGATCAGAACCCAGACCGCGCCGACGGCGGCCGGCATCCCCGGGGGGACCGCGAAGGTGAGCGCGAACAGCACCGGGATCGCGACGGCGCCGAGCAGCATGAGCCGTCGGCGGCTCCCGTGCCGCGCGAGGTCGCGGTCGCTCCACGCGCCGACGACCGGGTCGATGAGGACGTCCCAGACTTTGGCGACCGTGACGATGATGCCCGCCAGCAGCGCCGTGACCCCGAGGCTGTCGGTGAGGTAATAGGTCAGCACGAGGCCCGGGAGCGTCGCGAATCCGCCCGTGCCGATCGATCCGATGGCGTACCGCGCGATCGTGCCGCGCGTCAGGACGGGGGATGTCGGGGGAGCCGCGTCGCTCATGCGGCTCAGCCTAGGGGGCAGCGCCGTCGCGGCGTGCCGCGTACAGGCTGAATCGACCCGAATCGATCGCCCGCGGGGCGTTCGGGCCTGATTCCCCTGTACGCGGCACGCGTCGGGCCGGGAGGGGTGGTTGACTGGCCGCGTGGGCCTCGAAAGATGTCAGCCGGAGGATGTCGACGCGGTGACGGCATTCCTCCGCCAGGCCGACCTCACGCTGAGCGGACTGGACGACCCGCACGTGCGCCTGTGGATCGAGCGCGACGAGGCGTCCGACATCGTCGGCACCACCGGGTACGAGCTGAGCGCCGATGGCGGGCACGCGCTCATCCGCAGTGTCGCCGTGGGCCCGTCGCAGCGTTCGCGTGGCCGGGGGAGCGCCCTCGCTCGGTTTGCGTTGGACCGGGCCGTGGACGAGGGCGCGCAGCGGGCATGGCTGTTCAGTCGCCGTTCCGGCCCGTTCTGGCAGAGCCTCGGCTTCGAGCCCGCCGACCGTGACGCGCTGGCGGTGGCTCTGGCCGGAACGCACCAGGTGAGGCTGTTCCGGCGCACCGGGCAGCTGGCGCGCGAGGTCGCGTGGTCGCGCGCGCTGGGCGACGAGCGAACCGCGTCACGACGCCGCGGTGTGCCGCGTACAGGCTGAATCGACTTGATCGATCGCCCGCGAGGCGCTGAGGCCGAGTTTTGCCTGTACGCGGCACGGGCGAAGCGGCGAAGGACCGACCCGGCGAGCAAAACGTCGCGTCGGACTCGGCCTCAGGAGGCGGAGGGGCCGCCGGCGGACGCGGTTGCGTCATCCAGCGCGGCGGCCACGGCGGCCATGCCGGTCGCAACCTCGGCGAACGACGTCGACAGCGGGGACAGGCCGATGCGGAGACCGCCGGGATCGCGGTAATCCGGGAGCACGTCCTGCTGCCACAGCCGCGCAGTCACCTCGCGCATCGCCGGATGCGAGAACGTCACATGGCCTCCGCGGGCTGCGGCATCCCGCGGGGAGGCGAGGGTCACGCCGCGCGGGGCGAGGACGGCTTCGCCGAGGCGGACGGTGAAGTCGGTCAGCGCGATCGACTTCTCCCTCACCGCGTCGATGCCCGCGTCGCGGATCATCTCGAGCGTGTCGCGCATCGCGAGCATGCCGAGGATGGGCGGCGTGCCCGAGAGGAACCGTCGCATGCCCTCGGCCGGTCGGAAGGTCGGCCCCATGGTGAACACGTCGGCCGCGCCCATCCATCCACTGATCGGGGGCACGAGCGACGCCTGATGACGGCGGGCGACGTACGCGAACGCCGGTGAGCCGGGCCCGCCGTTGAGGTACTTGTAGGTGCATCCGACGGCGAGGTCGACGTCCCAGGCGTCGAGTTCGATCGGCACCGACCCGGCCGAATGGCACAGGTCCCAGACGACGAGCGCTCCCGCGGCGTGGGCGACCTCGGTCAGCGCGGCGGCATCGGCGAGATGGCCCGACCGGTAGGCGACGTGCGAGAGCACGACGACGGCGGTGCGCGGGCCGACGGCATCCCGCAGCAGGTCGCCCGTCACGCCGGAGCGGAGGTCGACATCGATCCACCGCACGGTACCGCCGCACTCCTTCGCGATCCCCTCGACGATGTACCGATCGGTGGGGAAGTTGTCGCGGTCGACGACGAGCTCGACCCGGGCCGGGTCCGCCGCGCGCTGGGCGTCGAAGGCCGCGCGCACCAGCTTGTAGAGCAGCACGGTCGTCGAGTCGGCCACGACCGTCTGACCCGCCGCCGCACCCAGTGTGACCGCGCCGATCTCGTCGCCGACGTCGAACGGCAGCGCCATCCACGACTCGTCCCACCCGCGGATGAGGCGCCCGCCCCACTCGTCGGTCACGAACGACGTCAGCCGGTCGACCGTCACGCGCGGAGGGCGACCGAGCGAGTTGCCGTCGAAGTAGACGAGCGAAGACTCGGATGCCACGAACCGCTCGCGGAACCTCCGCAGCGGGTCGCGGGCATCGCGCCGCGCCGCCTCGTCGAAGAAGGCGTCAGCGGTCGATTCGGTCGCGGGAGCGGTCACGGCGCCAGCCTAGGGCGAAGAGTCCCTCGCGTACCGCGCGCTACAGCACCCGGCGCCGCAGCACTCGCCGTCAGATGAGCGCGAGCTCGCGGAGTTTGGCGGCGACGTCGTCGTTGGACGGCTCGACGTGGTGCGTCGCGTCGGGGTAGACCACGACGGGGATGTTGGTGCGGCCGGAGATCTCCCGCGCCACGTCGGCGGCGTCGGGCTCCGCCTCCAGGTCGACGTAGGTGTACGGAACACCGAGCTCGTCGAGCTGTGCCTTCGTGCGACGGCAATCGCGGCACCAGTCGGCGCCGAACATCGTGATGGTCGAGGGGGACGTCGTCATGAGTCCATTCTCGCCGCTCTCCGACGCGGTGGACGCGTGCGCGAACGTTCAGGCGGACATGCGACGATAGACGGCACCGCTCCGGCATCTCGCCGGTGGCATCCGCCCTGCCCGCCACACCAGCACGACCACGGGGGAACGTCATCGACCTGTCGATCATCGTGCCGACCTACAACGAAGCACCGAACGTTGCAGAGCTCGTCCGCCGCGTCAGCGCCGCGGTCTCCGGCGTCGACGCGGAGATCGTGTTCGTCGACGACAGCACCGACCGCACGCCCGACGTGATCCGCGAGGTGGCCGCGGCATCCGCTCTTCCCGTTCGGCTCCTGCATCGCACGGAGCGCGCGGGCGGCCTCGGGGGCGCCGTGATCGAGGGGATGCGCATCGCCGCGTCCGACCTGTGCCTCGTGATGGACGGCGATCTGCAGCACCCGCCCGAGAAGATCCCCGAAATGCTCGCGCGCCACGCCGAGGGGGACGTCGATGTCGTCGTCGCCTCGCGCTATGCGGGCGGTGGCACGTCGCACGGCCTCGCCGACCGCACGCGTGTGATGGTCTCGAAGGTCTCCACGGCGATCACGAAGTCCATGTTCCCCGTGCGGCTGCGCGACGTCACCGACCCGATGACCGGCTTCTTCCTTGTCGATCGCCGCACCGTCGACCTCGAGGGCCTGCGCCCGCGCGGCTTCAAGATCCTGCTCGAGATCCTCGTGCGACGTTCGTTCCGCATCGCCGAGGTGCCCTTCGATTTCGCCGACCGTCACGCGGGCGAGTCGAAGGCATCCGTCCGGCAGGGCGTGCACTTCCTCACCCAGCTCGCGGCGCTGCGATTCGGCAAGATGTCGCTCTTCGCCGTAATCGGCGGACTCGGCGCGGTCGCCAACGTCGCCATCGTGTGGGCGCTCACGCAGCTCGGCGTCGACTACATCGTCGCCGCGATCATCGCGGCGGAGGCAACCATCATCGGCAACTTCCTGCTGATCGAACGGTTCGTGTTCTCCGACATGCGCGGGCAGGCCTCCGGGGTGTGGTCGCGGTTCGCGAAGTCGTTCGCGTTCAACAACGCCGAAGCGGTCATCCGCATCCCCATCGTCGCGCTGATGGTCGAGACGGGGCACGTCTCCGTCGTCGTCGCCACAGCGGTCACCCTCGTCGTCGCCTTCGTGGTGCGCTTCGTCTTCCACTCGCTCGTCGTGTACGCGCCCCGCAAGAGCGAGCGCACGCCGATGCGTGCAGCGCTGGAGCAGCTCGACGAGCAGGCCATGCAGCCCGGAGAGCTCTGATCAGGATGCCGTGGCGTCGGTCGCCGCGACCGCACGCTTGACCCGCAGCGACCGTCCGGAGATCGACGTGACGCGGAACACCGCCGCCTCCAGCGGAGTGTCGACGTCGAGCGGATGGATCGAGACCTCGATCTCCTTGCCGTCGAGCAGGAAGATCCCGCGGTGCGGCTCGAACGTCACGACCGAGTACGTGCGCGCACGACCGCGGCGCGGATCGGTATCGCCGGCGCCCGCGAGTGCCGCGCGCAGTGCCGCGTCGTCGCCGACGGCGTCGGCGGCGCGCCGACTCACCGGAAGGAGGGCGATGACCTGCCCGATGAAGAGTTCTTCACCGGGCAGGTCTGTGGCCATCATGCTGGCCGCTCGTTCACTCGGCCCTATCAGGCCGAGGCGGCGCGTTCGTCGTAGCCGTGCAGCGTCTCGGCCGTGACGACCTCGAGCGCTCGACGCAGCTGTGAACTGGACGTGTGGGCGGTGTACGGGAAGTACACGACCTCCACCCCCACCTCGGCGAAGTCGCGTTCCAGCCGCAAGCCCTTCTCGGTGCCGCGCCAGTCGTCACCCTTGAAGAAGTGCGTGAAACCGACCTGGCGCCACACGTCGAGCTTGTCGGGCACGGTTTCCACGTGCACGTGATCGACGTAGCGGACCGAGCGGACGATCTCAGCGCGTTCCGCCGTCGGGATGAACGGCTGGACGCCCTTCACCTCGCGCAGCATCTCGTCGCTGACGACCCCCGCGATCAGAAGATCGCACTGCTCCTTCGCGTGGCGAAGGATGTTGAGGTGTCCGACGTGGAACAGGTCGAACGCCCCAGCGGCATAACCAATGCGTGTAGCCATGACTTCCCCCAAAGCCTCAGCGGTATCAACGTGCAAGCCCCCCAGCCTGCACTACCCCGCGCTCAGTGTATCCACAATCCCGCTCGCGTGGGAGAGCGGATTCCCGTCGGCCTCAGCCGCGGATGCTCGCGTGGTGCTCGCGGAACCAGGCGACGGTGCGCTCGAGCCCCTCGCGGAGGTCGATCTGCGGCCGCCAACCGGCATCCGCCAGTCGCGAGACGTCGAGAAGCTTCTGCGGCGTGCCGTCGGGCTTCGACGTGTCCCACTCCGTCTCGCCCTCGTACCCGACGACGTCGGCGATCGTCTCCGCGATCTCGCGGATCGTGACGTCGCTGCCGGTGCCCACGTTGACGTGCTCGGGACCGTCGTAGTGCTCCATGAGGTGCAGCAGGGCGGAGGCGAGGTCGTCGGAGTGCAGGAACTCGCGGCGCGGCGTGCCGGTGCCCCAGTTGGTCACCGACGACGCTCCGGCCGCGGCGGCCTCGTCGTAGCGGCGGATGAGAGCCGGCAGCACGTGCGACCCCAGCGGCGAGAAGTTGTCGTTGGGCCCGTAGAGGTTGGTCGGCATGGCCGAGATCCACGGCAGGCCGTCCTGACGGCGCACCGACTGGACGTGCAGGATGCCGGCGATCTTCGCGATCGCGTACGCGTCGTTCGTGGGCTCCAGGTGACCGGTGAGGAGCGCGTCCTCGCGGATCGGCTGGGGCGCGAACTTCGGGTAGATGCACGACGACCCGAGGAAGAGCAGCCGTTCGACGCCCGCCTCACGTGCGGCATCCATCACGTTCGTCTGGATGCGCAGGTTGTCGCTCAGGAAGTCGACGGGATACGTGCTGTTCGCGAGGATGCCGCCGACCTTCGCCGCGGCCAGCACCACGTACCGCGGCGAGGTCTCCCGGAAGAACGAGAACACCGCGTCGCGGTCCTTGAGGTCGAGCTCCGCCGACCGGCGACCGACGAGGTCGGTGAAGCCCGCGCCCTCGAGCGCGCGCCACACGGCGCTCCCGGCGAGGCCGGAGTGCCCGGCGACGTAGAACGTGGCGTCGCGGTCGAGCGGGCCCGGCGTGAACGCCACGCCGTCGCCGGTCGCCGCGCCGGCCGCCTCGCTCATGAGAGCGGCCAGCCCGCGAGCGGAACGCGGTCGATCCACGGCGTGCCGGCGTGCTCGAGCGCCTTGATGTCGGCGTCGACCATGAGACGTGCGAGGTCGAGCGGCCCGACGGTCGCCTTCCAGCCGAGCTTCTCCTCCGCCTTCGACGGGTCGCCGATCAGGGCGTCGACCTCGGTGGGGCGCAGGTAGCGCTCGTCGAAGCGGACGTGGTCCTCCCAGTTGAGGCCGGCGTGCGAGAACGCCGTCTCGAGGAACTCGCGCACCGTGATGCCGACGCCTGTCGCGAGCACGAAGTCGTCGGGCTCGTCGACCTGCAGCATGCGCCACATGCCCTCGACGTACTCCGCCGCGTAGCCCCAGTCGCGGATCGCGTCGAGGTTTCCCATGTAGACGTGGTCCTGACGGCCCGCCTTGATCGCGGCGACGGCGCGGGTGATCTTGCGCGTCACGAACGTCTCACCGCGGCGCGGCGACTCGTGGTTGAAGAGGATGCCGTTGGTGGCGAACATGCCGTACGCCTCGCGGTAGTTCTTCGTGATCCAGAAGCTGTACAGCTTGGCCGCCGCGTAGGGCGAGCGCGGGTAGAACGGCGTCGTCTCGCTCTGCGGTGGCGGGGTCGCCCCGTAGAGCTCCGAGGACGACGCCTGGTAGAACCGCGTGTCGATGCCCGACATGCGGACGGCCTCGAGCACGCGGATCGAGCCGGTGCCGGTGGTGTCGGCAGTGTGCTCGGGCTCGTCGAACGAGACGCGCACGTGCGACTGCGCCGCGAGGTTGTAGACCTCGTCGGGGTTGATGCTGGCCAGCAGCGTCGTCAGTCGCGCACCGTCGCTCAGGTCGCCGTAGTGCAGGAACAGCTTGGCCGACGGGTCGTGCGGGTCGACGTACAGGTGGTCGATGCGCGACGTGTTGAACGTCGACGCCCGCCGGATGAGGCCGTGGACCTCGTACCCCTTGCCCAGCAGCAACTCGGCCAGATACGACCCGTCCTGCCCCGTGATGCCCGTGATGAAAGCGCGTTTGGTCACGTGTGACCCTCCCCTGGATTCGATCGTGCCACGGTCGGCCGCATGCGCATCCCCTAGCGCGGGCCGTCCCCGAAGCCCCCCTTGCAGGCGATACTAGCGACTTTGTGAGGGTGCCCGTTCTCGCGAGGCGATGAACAGCAGGGAGGCGATGAGCATGACGAGGATGCCGGTGGCCTGCAGCAGCGACCCGCGGAGCAGGATCAGCAGGTAGAACGGGAACACCGCGCCGGCGATCTCGACGATCGGCGAGGGGTTCCCCTCGCGGAACCGGACGTCGAGGCGGCCCAGCAGGTACGCGAGGACGATCGAGCCCACTGCCACCCCGATGAACCCGAAGCTCAGCAGCAGTTCCGCCCAGATGGGAGCGGAGAGGTTCGTGAAGCCATACTCGCGGAACTCCGCCAGCAGCACCCCCGAGCCGGTGGGCTTGTCGCGCCAGATCGACCGCGGCACCCAGAAGAACAGGATGCCGAGGAACTGCCGCGCGAAGCGGAACGGCATGGTCGCGTCGTAGAGGATCGCGTTCGACAGCTGGCCGAAGGCGTCGTAGTCGCCGTTGCCCTCGTACTCCGCGAGGAACCCCGTGCGCTCCGTGTTGACGACGTTCATGCGGCGGAACAGGTCGGCGATGGGGAAGACGAAGAGCAGCCCGAAAACGATGCCGAGCATCATGACCGACGTGCGCACGCGGGTGCGGTAGGCACCGAGCGGACCGAGGAAGCTGCCCCACACGACCCCGAAGTGGTACCGGGCGCTCGAGATCGGGTTGGTGATCAGCATGGCCGCCAGCGTCGTCGACCAGGCGATCCAGCGGTGGCGCTTCCCCTCGGCGCCGCGGGAGAAGTACCACCAGCCGTGGGCCGCGATGAGGATCGGGAAGCTCGATGCCGCCGAGATCATCGCGTTGGTGGTGGGGTCGGCCCACCGTGCGTTCTCGACCAGTGAGAACTCCGCGCGGCTGGAGAACAGCACGCTGACGCCCAAGGTCCCCACGTAGTAGGCCGAGCATGCCAGGGCGACGACGGTCAGGATGCTCAGCCGCGCGCGATTGATCCCGAAGCGATCGCGTGGCGCCGCGGCCGCGTCGTCGGCGACCCGACCGGCACGGCGCTGGTGGGCCAGCGCGAAGCCCACGCCGAACGACACGATGCCCAGGACGCCCGTGGCGGCGGTGACCATGTCCAGCTGCGGATCGAGCCCGGCTGTCGTCGTCGCCATGGCGTCGGCGCGCAGCTGCACCGTGGGGGCGAGTCCGAAGAAGACGTAGGCGAAGAGCCAGAAGATGAACTCGAACATGCGGCGCTCGCCGCGCGCGACCAACACCGACAGGCGGATCGCCGCTACCCCGAGCACCCCGAACGTGACGATCCACGCGCTGCTGCGCCCGCTGTCGGGGCTCGAGAGCACCAGCACGGGGACCACGATCCCCAGCGCGACGAACGTGAGGAAGCCCAGCGCGAGCACGAGGGTGCCCTCGCGCTGCTCCGCCGTGCGCGTCTCGGTGGTCGTCACGTGTCGTCGGTCTCCGTTGGCTGGTGCGGGGAATCGCCGTCGCGGCGCGCGTCGCGCCGTCGCGCCCGAGTCTCCCACACGAGGCCCACGACGACGCTCACGGCCACGGCGGCGGCGAAGCCCCACGCTGCTCCGGATGCCGCGGCCGCCACGGCCAGCGCCATCGGGAGGACGAGGGTCGCCGCCGCGAGCACCCCGCGCATCGCGGTCGAGGACGTGTGCCGGGCGGCGGCGCGGAAGTGGGCGAGGAGCGCCGTGTAGACGACCATCGCGAGCCCCTGCACCGCGTACGGCCAGCGGAGATCGGCCGCGGCATCCCATGTCTCACCGAGCACGAGGCGGCCCGCCTCGGCGGGAAGGAGGAGGACGACGGCGCTCCACACGGCGCAGATTCCGAAGAGGATGAGCGCGGTCTCTCGCAGTCGGGCCCGGTAGCGGCGCGTGCCCCGGTTGCGCACGAGATCGGGGACGACGGCGATGCGCACCGCGTTGAAGGCCGTGTTCAGCGGCGAGAACAGGAGCGACGCGCCGCGCAGCGCGGCGACCCCCGCCAACCCCAGCGGTGCCGCCAGCCCGAACCACACCACCGTGTTCGACAGGTTGAGGCTCGCGTACTCGCCGGAGAAGCGCACCGCGATGTCGCGGTTCTCGACGAGCCATCGTGCGCCGGCGACCGGGCGCGGCGTGACGCGGGCATAGGCGATGGCGACGACGAGGGCGATCACGCCGCCGCCCGTCCACGCGGCGGCGACCGCCCACGCGGGCGCCGACACCGCCACGAGCCACACCATCGCCGGCAGGGCGACGATCGCCCACACGGCATCCGAGACCAGGGCGTGCCCCGAACGGGCGCGCGCGATGAGGATGTAGCGCACGATGTCCTGCACGAACACGAGCGGACCGGCGACCGCCAGCACGACCCACAGCAGCGGATCGCCGCCGGACAGCAGCCCGCACACCGCGAGCGCGAGCGCCGAGACGACCCCGACGGATGCTGAGACGCCCGCCGCCGCGCCGTCGACCTCGCGGGGGCGCTCGCCGACGTTCGAGAAGCGGACGAGCAGGACCTCACCCACGAGGGCGCGCTGGAAGCCGAGGAAGAAGAGCAGCAGCACGTAGCCGAGGCTGAAGCGGCCGAACTCCGCCGTCGTCGCGACGCCGGCCACGAGGGCGACCAGCGCGAAGTTGGAGAGGCTCGAGACGATCTGATCGAGGATCGTCACATAGCGCGAGTGGGCGAATCGTCGCATCAGCGGTGCCGCATCACGCGGCGGCGGCGCGGCGTTCCCGGTCCTCCCGCCGCAGCGTCCGGTACCACTTCGAGAGCAGCATCGTCGTCGTTCCGACCTTCGCCAGCGCCGCCAGGGCATAGACCACGACGAACACCGGCACCCAGGCGGTGAGGAGGAAGATCCAGCACGTGACGCCGTAATCGACGGGCAGCATGAGCGCGGACCGCAGCCGGGAGCCCGAGGTCACGCGCGTGCTCGGGGCGCTCGTGGTGAGTTTCTCGAAGAGGCTCCCCGAGAAGAAGGTCGCCGACGCTGCGACCACGAACACGGTGCACAGCGCGAAGGCCACCGGTGTCGGGACGGCCTCCGTGCGCAGCAGGAAGGCGAGCGTCGCGATATGCAGCAGCACGATCCGCACCCCGTCGATCACGTGGTCGAGCCACTCGCCCGACGCCGACCCGCCGCCGCGCAACCGCGCGAGCTGACCGTCGGCGGAGTCGAAGAAGAACCCCACGACGAGGGCGACGCCCACCAGTGCGCTCCACGGTGAGCCGTCGGCCCAGACGAGCAGGTAGAGGATCCCGGCGAACGTGAAGAGCGCCCCGATGCCGGTGAGGTGGTTCGGGGTGATCCCGCGGGGAGATGCGGCCGCGATGACCCGTCCGACGGGTCGGTTGACCGCCAGCGTGTACAGCGGCACCCCGGTGCGGCGCTTCTGAGCCTCCCGCAGCAGGGTGAATCTGTCGCGGAACGTGGACGCAGCGGTGTCGGTCATCTCGTGCTTTCCCCTCAGCACTCGGACCCGTCAGTCCGAATCGGCGGGACGTCGCTCCCCGGCGGACGCCCCACCGGCATAGTAGCCGTCGAGCAGATCGCCGATGCGCGCGATGGAGAAGCCCTCCTCGATCGCGCGCCGTCCGCGCGCAGAGAGAGCGCGGCGTGCAGACGGGTCGGCGAGCAGGCGGCCGATGGCATCCGCCAGTGCGACTGCGGCCCGTTCGGGGTCGTCGCCGGTGGCCGGCTCGGCGAACACGGCCACGGCGTCGCCGAGGCGGTCGGCGATGTGGCAGGTCTCGGAGATCACCGTCGGCGTGCCCACCGAGAGGGCCTCCAGCACCGACATCGGGAACGGTTCGCTGAAACTCGGCAGGACGTAGACGTCGGCACGCGCCATGCGGTCGCGCCCGGCACCCGGCGGCACCGATCCCTCGTAGCGCACCCGGTCGCCGGAGCCCGCCGTCGCGATCCGCTCCTGAAGCGCGGGCAGGTCGCCCTCGTCGGGGCCGACGATCACGAAATCGGCATCGACGCCCGCCCGCAGCAGCCGGTGGGCCGCGTCGGCGAACAGGAGCACGCGCTTGCGTGGCTGCAGGCGCGCGAGGAACAGCACCTCGGGGCGCCCGTCGACGGCACGCTCGACGGCGGGCGGCACCGACACGCCGTTGGGGAGATCGAGGATGCGCACCTGCGGCTCGACGGCGCGGAGGCGTCCGGCATCCGTGTCGGTCAGCGCGAACGTGCCCGTGGCGCCGCGCAGCACGGGCCGTACCCACCGGTCGAACACGCGCGCCCGCAGGCGGGCGTCGGGCTTGACCATGCCGTGGGGCTGCAGGAACAGCCGCGGCCCGCGACCGCGACGGAACGCGTGGGCCACCGGCAGCGTCACCAGGTCGCGTGCGAGGTGGACGTGGATGACGTCGAAGTCGTCGCGTCGCCGCTGCAGCGCGCGCCGCAGGCCCGGGGCGATCAGGCCGCTGAAGCCCGCACCGGGAACGGCTTGGCGCGCCGGGAACAGGTGCGCGACGACGCCCTCGGGTGCGAAGGCGGCGACGCCGTCCCAGCCCGCGAACACCTCGACGCGGTGTCCGCGGCGCGCGAGTTCCGACGTCTGCTCGCTCAACACGGCCAGCGGGCCGCCGAACGCGCCGTCGGCGCTGATGTAGGTGAGGACGTGCGCGATCCTCATTCGTCGCCGGTCTCGAAGCGCGTGCCGACGATGACCGGCGCGGGAGCGGAGACGATGCTGTTCTCGGGGATCGTGCCCCGCACGACGGTGAGCGGCGAGATCACGGCGGAACGCCCGATGTGGGCACCGCCGAGCACGACGCAGCGCGACGTGAGCCACACGCCGTCCTCGATCACGATGGGGTTGGTGATGAGCCCCATGTCGGTGCGGAACGCGTGCGCTCCGGTCGTCAGGTAGGTCTCCTGCGAGATCGAGACGTCGTTGCCGACCGTGATCCGGTCACGGTTGTGGAACCACACGCCGTCGCCGATCCAGCAGCGGTCGCCGATCTCGAGGTTCCACGGCGACTTCACCCGCAGGCGAGGGCGCATGACGACGCCCGTGCCGATCTTCGCGCCGTACTTGCGCAGCGCCCAGGCGCGCAGCGACGAGCTGATCTGCAGTCGGTTGGACACCAGCAGAAGCTCCACGAGCGACCAGCTGAAGGTCACCCACTTCGATCTGCGCAGCGGTTCGGGCGCACCCGGCGCCAGCGAGAGGTCGATGACGCGCGTAGGAGACATGCATCCTTTGTACAGACGGGCTCGCATCGGCGCCAGCCGAGCGGATGCCGGGAAGCCTCGATGCGATGCGCGGGCAGGCGCCGCTCAGCCGCCGATGCTGCGCAGCACGCGTCCGGCGATCGCCTCTTGGCCGTCCGTGCCGATGAGGCCGTCGCCGTCGACATCGTCGGCCGTGATCGCCGCCGGCGACAGCAGACTCACGTAGCGGACGCCGGACTGCGTCGAGGCCGCCTTCAGGATGCCCTCGATGGTCGTGACCTCCGGCGGTGCCGGATTCTCGGCGGCCGGGCCCACCACGACGACCTGTGCGCCGGGGAGTCCTACCTTCAGCGCGGTGAAGACCGCGACGGCGCGCGTGCGCAGTTCGCTGCGCGACACCGACGCGTCGGCGACATCGGCGGACACGATGACGATGTCGGCGTCGGCGGCCACGGCATCCGGCACGGCGTCGAGGATCGCGGGGCAGAAATCCTTCTCGCACGGCGTCGTGTCCGACCCGGTCGCGAAGCCGGAACCCTCGGCGGAAAGGTCGAGCAGCGTCGCGTCGAGATCGTCGGCGACGAGCTCGGGCCAGGTCTGCTCGGCGTCGTCCTGAGCCTTCGCCGACGGGTCGTCGCCGAGGAAGGCGATCGTGGTGGTCGCCGGATCGGGGTTCACGACGCTGGGCGGCGTGACCCCGCTCCCGGCGCCTTGAGCCGATACGGACTGCACGGCGACATACGCCGCGCCGAGCGCGACGATCGCCAGTACCGCCACCCCGCCGTATGCCCAGAGCCGGGTGCGGCCCCGAGTTGAGAACCCCGCCATGGGCACTATCCTGACATAGCCCGCCTGCGGCCTCCTCGACGGGGATCGATGAGACCGAGCCGGACACGAGGGAGGGGGTGCGGGGTGATCCGAGCGGAGACACTCGCACTGTTGC
This genomic window from Candidatus Microbacterium phytovorans contains:
- a CDS encoding GDP-L-fucose synthase; translation: MSEAAGAATGDGVAFTPGPLDRDATFYVAGHSGLAGSAVWRALEGAGFTDLVGRRSAELDLKDRDAVFSFFRETSPRYVVLAAAKVGGILANSTYPVDFLSDNLRIQTNVMDAAREAGVERLLFLGSSCIYPKFAPQPIREDALLTGHLEPTNDAYAIAKIAGILHVQSVRRQDGLPWISAMPTNLYGPNDNFSPLGSHVLPALIRRYDEAAAAGASSVTNWGTGTPRREFLHSDDLASALLHLMEHYDGPEHVNVGTGSDVTIREIAETIADVVGYEGETEWDTSKPDGTPQKLLDVSRLADAGWRPQIDLREGLERTVAWFREHHASIRG
- the gmd gene encoding GDP-mannose 4,6-dehydratase, which gives rise to MTKRAFITGITGQDGSYLAELLLGKGYEVHGLIRRASTFNTSRIDHLYVDPHDPSAKLFLHYGDLSDGARLTTLLASINPDEVYNLAAQSHVRVSFDEPEHTADTTGTGSIRVLEAVRMSGIDTRFYQASSSELYGATPPPQSETTPFYPRSPYAAAKLYSFWITKNYREAYGMFATNGILFNHESPRRGETFVTRKITRAVAAIKAGRQDHVYMGNLDAIRDWGYAAEYVEGMWRMLQVDEPDDFVLATGVGITVREFLETAFSHAGLNWEDHVRFDERYLRPTEVDALIGDPSKAEEKLGWKATVGPLDLARLMVDADIKALEHAGTPWIDRVPLAGWPLS
- a CDS encoding CDP-alcohol phosphatidyltransferase family protein, encoding MTDTAASTFRDRFTLLREAQKRRTGVPLYTLAVNRPVGRVIAAASPRGITPNHLTGIGALFTFAGILYLLVWADGSPWSALVGVALVVGFFFDSADGQLARLRGGGSASGEWLDHVIDGVRIVLLHIATLAFLLRTEAVPTPVAFALCTVFVVAASATFFSGSLFEKLTTSAPSTRVTSGSRLRSALMLPVDYGVTCWIFLLTAWVPVFVVVYALAALAKVGTTTMLLSKWYRTLRREDRERRAAAA
- a CDS encoding glycosyltransferase, with amino-acid sequence MRIAHVLTYISADGAFGGPLAVLSEQTSELARRGHRVEVFAGWDGVAAFAPEGVVAHLFPARQAVPGAGFSGLIAPGLRRALQRRRDDFDVIHVHLARDLVTLPVAHAFRRGRGPRLFLQPHGMVKPDARLRARVFDRWVRPVLRGATGTFALTDTDAGRLRAVEPQVRILDLPNGVSVPPAVERAVDGRPEVLFLARLQPRKRVLLFADAAHRLLRAGVDADFVIVGPDEGDLPALQERIATAGSGDRVRYEGSVPPGAGRDRMARADVYVLPSFSEPFPMSVLEALSVGTPTVISETCHIADRLGDAVAVFAEPATGDDPERAAVALADAIGRLLADPSARRALSARGRRAIEEGFSIARIGDLLDGYYAGGASAGERRPADSD
- a CDS encoding acetyltransferase; the protein is MSPTRVIDLSLAPGAPEPLRRSKWVTFSWSLVELLLVSNRLQISSSLRAWALRKYGAKIGTGVVMRPRLRVKSPWNLEIGDRCWIGDGVWFHNRDRITVGNDVSISQETYLTTGAHAFRTDMGLITNPIVIEDGVWLTSRCVVLGGAHIGRSAVISPLTVVRGTIPENSIVSAPAPVIVGTRFETGDE